A stretch of the Thiocystis violascens DSM 198 genome encodes the following:
- a CDS encoding IS1 family transposase: MNHCPTCNTTKIVKNGFNATGKQNHLCRECGRQFVIDPLVSAISEETKSLIDRLLLERIALAGIARVANVSESWLQIYVNQKYEGVPRQLNVPKLSDFRLVVECDELWSFVLKKDEKQWVWIAKDRDSGYVVGLYIGSRGIKGAQGLWNSLPRDYQELADFYTDFWEAYQSVFPEFRHYAVGKESGKTNHIERYNCTLRQRISRLVRKALSFSKKLENHIGAIWHFVHHYNSTLSVKAHS, translated from the coding sequence ATGAATCACTGCCCAACTTGCAACACCACCAAGATCGTGAAGAATGGATTTAATGCAACCGGAAAGCAAAACCATCTTTGTCGGGAATGTGGCCGTCAATTCGTGATTGACCCCTTAGTTTCAGCGATTTCTGAAGAGACCAAATCGCTGATCGATCGACTGCTTCTTGAACGGATTGCGCTTGCTGGTATCGCGCGTGTTGCAAATGTCTCTGAATCCTGGTTGCAAATCTATGTCAATCAAAAATACGAGGGCGTTCCGCGCCAATTAAACGTGCCAAAGTTGTCTGATTTTCGACTGGTTGTCGAGTGCGACGAACTGTGGTCATTTGTTTTGAAAAAAGATGAAAAACAATGGGTTTGGATCGCGAAAGATCGTGACTCTGGATATGTTGTCGGACTTTATATCGGATCTCGTGGCATTAAGGGTGCGCAAGGATTATGGAATTCATTGCCACGCGATTATCAAGAATTGGCCGATTTCTACACCGATTTTTGGGAAGCTTATCAATCCGTTTTTCCAGAATTCCGTCATTACGCTGTCGGTAAGGAATCGGGAAAGACAAATCATATCGAACGATACAACTGCACACTCAGGCAACGTATTTCCAGGCTCGTACGAAAAGCACTTTCTTTCTCAAAAAAGCTTGAGAACCATATTGGAGCTATTTGGCATTTTGTCCATCATTAT